Proteins co-encoded in one Populus trichocarpa isolate Nisqually-1 chromosome 10, P.trichocarpa_v4.1, whole genome shotgun sequence genomic window:
- the LOC18102732 gene encoding uncharacterized protein LOC18102732 isoform X7: MASDNPSQPELATKAREEGEVSSSSNDDQNPICSAAPSADAVNPPASARTILVPPMNKFTLANRAGKANFSTNPARSADPNLRTSQQPNNNKSFDKNRVPHVSANPGKLAPSGADDSLVIRFFSDDESGSESEDGEDKSLKTKLNMTVVNENGRLPSTSSTKSSMSQQATRNVNSIPKKSSMSCSFNSSMTKTNRVANSRGAGSSSVGQGSQVKKFNSIKRNLASLEHGLELGVDLNSTKVRDLRQQIALRERELKLKAASQKKESPSVSGKDYKSTNISIAAARKSNAAFYEVGQLAPKEPDRKRLKVGGSYSKQLNSDGQQKMLATTYNLPSKEQAPESSGLQDRNMDDYSQNERLMKVTKSSVVKWERQDCRRVDISSAKLPAFLCVAASNVNHNSSQSDMSRMQVDPSVVLNQTPPLTNANTNTLPENRKSVESNPVKNCGTQPPACLLKTSTSGQNLINKFEHLQGIYGDKPSCQASLNLNPWNCLGTVNVADHRSIDMHLVEMEESLDKELDEAQEHRRKCEIEEINALKAYRKSQRALIEANSRCTELYRKRELYSTHFRSLIVNDSNLFLPSRQHEHVGTGVNCGNVSRNVNLTPSPNDQMQPEYDGCNQPGYDSVTLSNLLYQHVNGHSLGSEPCSELDASTSEPLPRNSLIAANGVSFQSNDSNISADEDEETFPLDHETDQHSFKIQQGDQNSVGRENHRDYPPNKNPSVHAPQDSLILESKLRSKLFARLPIRTFSKNGGSSTMEPVDEPGTEIDNGSERTQGSNGSVRLSEAQKNQHYDLEGGHQLTTSIISSPPLVLRSAFAQMKVMYPMTSIESQHIKSQQNYTRGGFSGEGGCMDSEEIQCDKAIASSKDEGLKDICGIEIGTFTHNVAVDPFWPLCMYELRGKCNNDECPWQHARDFTDQNAHQNQHDDSDSADCQVGLTLHQQKSSGGTELSKCHIALIPPTYLVGFNMLRSDSHKSVIAPRNGQRWQKQFSICLALSSLLQQDLLVDQPSFRANDGCIEVRGSWNGQASYFQSRKSVANHLNQALTSSVLSLEMALVILSQEADKLEGMKKSLSMLSRAIEVDPTSEALWMMYLLIYYSNIESVGKDDMFSYAVKNSNRSYGLWLVYIDSRIHLDDRLVAYNAALTALCHHASAFDRGNVYASACILDLFLQMMDCLCMSGNVGKAIQKIQGLFPVAANSDEPPSHLLSDILTCLTISDKYIFWVCCVYLVIYRKLPDAIVQQFECEKELLAIEWPSVHLQNEEKQRAVKLVEMAVDSVKVSVNSESLDSDTNVRLAQQFALCHIRCTLVLDGPACCQNLLGKYMKLCPSCVELVLLSSRLQTNGTGGVSFEGFEGAISNWPKEVPGIHCIWNQYIEYALQKEGPNFAKELTVHWFNSVSKVRYPLNEILDTVDGNSSHGLLELASASNPYFLTSSSNQMEIMFGLINLSLAKLLHNDHIEAHVAIDRALKAAPPQYIKHCLREHAVFLLNYGSQLKKDAPVSEQLKILNGYLNDAQALSAYEPLSRRFIDSIEKPIVQQLIRNILSPVSSDFSLVNFVLEAWYGPSLLPPKSNQPKDLVDFVEAIFEIVPSNYPLAFSVCKLLCRGYSSINVTSDSVLYWACSILVNAIFHAIPIPPEYAWVEAAGILGDISGIELISDSFYKKALSAHPFSVKLWTCYYNLSKTRGYASTVVQKARERGIEVG, from the exons ATGGCGTCAGATAACCCTAGTCAACCAGAGCTCGCGACTAAAGCAAGAGAAGAAGGAGAGGTCTCTTCTTCATCCAACGACGAC CAAAATCCTATTTGCTCTGCTGCACCATCTGCTGATGCTGTTAACCCACCTGCTTCTGCAAGGACCATTCTGGTTCCTCCAATGAACAAATTCACTTTAGCCAATCGGGCTG GTAAGGCCAATTTTAGCACCAATCCCGCAAGATCTGCTGATCCCAATCTCCGAACATCACAACAACCAAATAATAACAAGAGCTTTGACAAAAACAGAGTGCCACATGTATCTGCTAATCCTGGAAAGTTGGCACCTTCAGGGGCTGATGATAGCCTagtgataagatttttttcagATGATGAAAGTGGCAGTGAATCTGAAGATGGAGAAGACAAATCTTTAAAAACTAAACTCAACATGACTGTGGTTAATGAAAATGGAAGGCTGCCCTCCACTTCATCAACAAAATCAAGCATGTCACAGCAGGCTACAAGAAATGTGAACAGTATTCccaagaaatcatcaatgagTTGCTCATTTAACTCATCAATGACAAAGACAAACAGAGTTGCCAATTCCAGGGGTGCTGGCTCCTCATCTGTTGGGCAAGGttctcaagtaaaaaaatttaattccatCAAAAGAAATCTTGCAAGCCTAGAGCATGGTCTTGAGCTAGGTGTGGATTTGAACAGCACTAAAGTTCGGGACTTGAGGCAGCAGATTGCACTTCGGGAAAGGGAACTAAAGCTTAAGGCAGCTTCACAAAAGAAGGAATCTCCTTCAGTTTCTGGCAAGGATTACAAGTCTACAAACATTTCTATTGCTGCAGCCAGGAAGTCTAATGCAGCTTTTTATGAAGTTGGGCAATTAGCCCCAAAAGAACCGGACAGGAAACGCTTAAAAGTTGGTGGATCTTATTCTAAACAGTTAAATTCAGATGGCCAACAAAAAATGCTTGCAACAACATATAATTTACCTTCAAAGGAACAAGCACCGGAGAGCAGTGGTTTGCAGGATAGAAATATGGACGATTATAGCCAGAACGAAAGGCTGATGAAAGTAACAAAGTCAAGTGTAGTTAAATGGGAAAGGCAAGACTGTAGGCGGGTGGATATTTCATCAGCAAAGCTACCTG CTTTTTTATGCGTTGCAGCTTCTAATGTCAATCATAATTCCAGCCAGTCTGACATGAGCAGAATGCAGGTGGATCCTTCTGTTGTATTGAACCAGACCCCACCACTGACTAATGCAAATACTAATACTTTACCAGAGAATAGA AAGAGTGTTGAATCAAATCCAGTGAAGAATTGTGGAACCCAGCCACCAGCTTGCTTGTTAAAGACATCAACTAGTGGACagaatttaataaacaaatttgagCATCTGCAAGGCATATACGGTGACAAGCCTTCTTGTCAA GCATCTCTGAATTTAAACCCTTGGAATTGTTTGGGAACTGTAAATGTGGCAGATCATAGAAGCATAGATATGCATCTTGTTGAAATGGAGGAATCATTAGACAAGGAGCTGGATGAAGCACAAGAGCACAGGCGCAaatgtgaaattgaagaaataaatgcaCTTAAAGCTTATCGAAAATCACAGAGGGCTTTGATTGAGGCTAATTCTAGATGTACAGAACTTTATCGCAAGAGGGAACTGTACTCTACTCATTTTCGATCTCTCATTGTGAATGATTCCAATTTGTTTTTGCCCTCCAGGCAGCATGAGCACGTTGGAACTGGGGTGAATTGTGGAAATGTATCTAGAAATGTAAATTTAACACCCTCGCCAAATGATCAGATGCAGCCTGAGTATGATGGCTGTAACCAGCCTGGGTACGATTCAGTCACCCTCTCAAATTTACTTTATCAGCATGTAAATGGCCATAGTTTGGGATCTGAGCCATGCAGTGAACTGGATGCTAGTACATCAGAGCCATTGCCCCGCAACAGCCTGATTGCTGCTAATGGAGTAAGCTTTCAATCCAATGATTCTAATATTTCAgcagatgaagatgaagaaacatttCCATTGGACCATGAGACTGATCAGCATAGCTTCAAAATTCAGCAAGGAGATCAAAATTCTGTGGGAAGGGAAAACCACAGAGATTATCCCCCAAACAAAAATCCCTCTGTTCATGCACCTCAGGattctttgattcttgaatCAAAATTAAGATCCAAACTATTTGCACGACTACCAATCAGAACCTTTTCAAAGAATGGTGGTTCATCCACCATGGAGCCTGTAGATGAACCAGGGACTGAAATTGACAACGGAAGTGAAAGAACCCAGGGAAGCAATGGCAGTGTGCGATTGTCAGAAGCACAGAAAAATCAACATTATGACCTTGAAG GAGGTCATCAGTTGACAACGTCAATCATATCTTCACCTCCTTTAGTTTTGAGGAGTGCATTTGCTCAAATGAAAGTTATGTACCCAATGACTTCAATAGAATCACAACAtataaaaagtcaacaaaattaTACCCGTGGTGGTTTCAGTGGAGAGGGTGGTTGCATGGATTCTGAGGAAATCCAGTGTGACAAGGCGATAGCAAGCTCAAAGGATGAGGGTCTAAAGGATATATGCGGAATTGAAATTGGCACATTTACCCACAATGTTGCGGTTGACCCATTTTGGCCACTCTGCATGTATGAACTTAGAGGAAAATGCAACAATGATGAATGCCCTTGGCAACATGCTAGGGACTTCACTGATCAAAATGCGCATCAAAATCAGCACGATGATTCTGATAGTGCCG ATTGTCAGGTTGGATTAACACTGCATCAACAAAAAAGTAGTGGTGGAACAGAACTTTCCAAGTGTCACATTGCATTGATTCCACCAACTTATCTTGTTGGCTTCAATATGTTGAGATCTGATTCACATAAATCTGTCATTGCACCGAGAAATGGTCAGCGCTGGCAAAAACAGTTCAGTATTTGCTTAGCTCTATCAAGTTTGCTTCAACAAGATTTACTTGTTGATCAGCCTTCTTTCCGTGCTAATGATGGTTGCATTGAGGTCCGTGGGAGTTGGAATGGACAGGCATCATACTTTCAGAGTAGAAAGAGCGTAGCG AATCATCTCAATCAAGCATTAACCAGCAGCGTGCTGTCCCTTGAAATGGCTCTCGTTATTCTCAGTCAGGAGGCTGACAAACTGGAGGGTATGAAAAAG TCTCTCTCCATGCTGTCACGAGCTATTGAGGTTGATCCAACATCTGAAGCTCTGTGGATGATGTATCTGCTCATTTACTACAGCAACATTGAGTCTGTTGGGAAGGATGACATGTTCTCCTATGCg GTTAAAAACAGCAACAGATCCTATGGACTTTGGCTCGTGTACATTGACAGTCGTATACATCTTGATGATCGACTGGTTGCGTATAATGCTGCCCTCACAGCGCTTTGCCACCATGCATCTGCTTTTGATAGGGGCAATGTGTATGCTAGTGCATGCATCTTAGATCTGTTTTTACAGATGATGGATTGTTTGTGCATGTCTGGGAATGTTGGCAAGGCCATTCAGAAAATCCAAGGACTCTTCCCTGTGGCAGCTAATTCAGATGAGCCTCCCTCTCATTTGCTCTCTGATATCCTCACATGCTTAACGATTTCTGACAAATATATCTTCTGGGTTTGTTGTGTGTACTTAGTTATTTACAGGAAGTTACCTGATGCTATTGTACAGCAGTTTGAATGTGAGAAAGAACTCCTTGCAATTGAATGGCCTTCTGTTCATTTACAAAATGAAGAGAAGCAGAGGGCTGTTAAGCTCGTTGAGATGGCTGTGGATTCTGTTAAAGTGTCTGTCAATAGTGAATCACTTGATAGTGACACAAATGTCAGACTGGCTCAACAATTTGCTCTCTGCCATATTAGGTGTACGCTAGTTCTTGATGGTCCAGCTTGCTGTCAGAATTTGTTGGGCAAGTATATGAAGTTGTGCCCATCCTGTGTAGAACTTGTTCTTTTGTCATCAAGGCTTCAAACAAATGGCACAGGTGGTGTGAGTTTTGAAGGGTTTGAGGGAGCCATTAGTAATTGGCCAAAAGAAGTCCCTGGAATTCATTGTATCTGGAATCAATATATTGAGTATGCCCTCCAAAAAGAAGGTCCCAATTTTGCAAAAGAACTGACTGTTCACTGGTTTAACTCCGTTTCAAAAGTTCGATATCCTCTGAATGAAATTTTGGATACAGTGGATGGTAATAGCTCACATGGATTATTGGAATTGGCTTCAGCATCAAATCCGTACTTTCTGACATCCAGTTCTAATCAGATGGAAATAATGTTTGGATTAATTAATCTCTCTCTTGCCAAATTATTGCACAATGACCACATTGAAGCTCACGTTGCCATTGACAGGGCACTGAAGGCTGCACCTCCACAGTACATCAAACATTGCTTGAGAGAACATGCTGTGTTCCTGCTTAACTATGGGTCACAATTAAAGAAGGATGCTCCAGTCAGTGagcaattaaaaattttgaatggtTATTTGAATGATGCCCAGGCTCTCTCAGCTTATGAACCACTATCTAGACGATTCATTGACAGCATTGAGAAGCCAATAGTTCAGCAGCTAATCCGTAACATATTGAGTCCAGTTTCATCTGACTTCTCTTTGGTGAATTTTGTACTTGAAGCGTGGTATGGTCCCTCTCTTTTACCCCCAAAGTCAAACCAGCCAAAGGATTTGGTGGATTTTGTTGAAGCCATCTTTGAGATAGTGCCATCCAACTACCCGTTAGCATTTTCTGTTTGTAAGCTCTTGTGCAGAGGCTACAGCTCTATTAATGTTACTTCTGATAGTGTCCTGTACTGGGCATGCTCAATCTTGGTCAATGCAATCTTTCATGCTATTCCAATACCACCAGAATATGCATGGGTTGAAGCTGCGGGTATTTTGGGTGACATTTCAGGTATCGAGCTCATTTCTGATAGTTTTTACAAGAAAGCTTTATCAGCACATCCATTCTCTGTGAAGTTGTGGACTTGCTATTATAATCTATCAAAGACTAGGGGATATGCAAGCACTGTTGTCCAAAAAGCAAGAGAGAGGGGTATTGAAGTTGGTTGA
- the LOC18102732 gene encoding uncharacterized protein LOC18102732 isoform X6, translating to MASDNPSQPELATKAREEGEQNPICSAAPSADAVNPPASARTILVPPMNKFTLANRAGKANFSTNPARSADPNLRTSQQPNNNKSFDKNRVPHVSANPGKLAPSGADDSLVIRFFSDDESGSESEDGEDKSLKTKLNMTVVNENGRLPSTSSTKSSMSQQATRNVNSIPKKSSMSCSFNSSMTKTNRVANSRGAGSSSVGQGSQVKKFNSIKRNLASLEHGLELGVDLNSTKVRDLRQQIALRERELKLKAASQKKESPSVSGKDYKSTNISIAAARKSNAAFYEVGQLAPKEPDRKRLKVGGSYSKQLNSDGQQKMLATTYNLPSKEQAPESSGLQDRNMDDYSQNERLMKVTKSSVVKWERQDCRRVDISSAKLPAFLCVAASNVNHNSSQSDMSRMQVDPSVVLNQTPPLTNANTNTLPENRKSVESNPVKNCGTQPPACLLKTSTSGQNLINKFEHLQGIYGDKPSCQASLNLNPWNCLGTVNVADHRSIDMHLVEMEESLDKELDEAQEHRRKCEIEEINALKAYRKSQRALIEANSRCTELYRKRELYSTHFRSLIVNDSNLFLPSRQHEHVGTGVNCGNVSRNVNLTPSPNDQMQPEYDGCNQPGYDSVTLSNLLYQHVNGHSLGSEPCSELDASTSEPLPRNSLIAANGVSFQSNDSNISADEDEETFPLDHETDQHSFKIQQGDQNSVGRENHRDYPPNKNPSVHAPQDSLILESKLRSKLFARLPIRTFSKNGGSSTMEPVDEPGTEIDNGSERTQGSNGSVRLSEAQKNQHYDLEGNDNPETIMSELPVQIQSHEKNSSNFHSAADSKDNFTGGHQLTTSIISSPPLVLRSAFAQMKVMYPMTSIESQHIKSQQNYTRGGFSGEGGCMDSEEIQCDKAIASSKDEGLKDICGIEIGTFTHNVAVDPFWPLCMYELRGKCNNDECPWQHARDFTDQNAHQNQHDDSDSADCQVGLTLHQQKSSGGTELSKCHIALIPPTYLVGFNMLRSDSHKSVIAPRNGQRWQKQFSICLALSSLLQQDLLVDQPSFRANDGCIEVRGSWNGQASYFQSRKSVANHLNQALTSSVLSLEMALVILSQEADKLEGMKKSLSMLSRAIEVDPTSEALWMMYLLIYYSNIESVGKDDMFSYAVKNSNRSYGLWLVYIDSRIHLDDRLVAYNAALTALCHHASAFDRGNVYASACILDLFLQMMDCLCMSGNVGKAIQKIQGLFPVAANSDEPPSHLLSDILTCLTISDKYIFWVCCVYLVIYRKLPDAIVQQFECEKELLAIEWPSVHLQNEEKQRAVKLVEMAVDSVKVSVNSESLDSDTNVRLAQQFALCHIRCTLVLDGPACCQNLLGKYMKLCPSCVELVLLSSRLQTNGTGGVSFEGFEGAISNWPKEVPGIHCIWNQYIEYALQKEGPNFAKELTVHWFNSVSKVRYPLNEILDTVDGNSSHGLLELASASNPYFLTSSSNQMEIMFGLINLSLAKLLHNDHIEAHVAIDRALKAAPPQYIKHCLREHAVFLLNYGSQLKKDAPVSEQLKILNGYLNDAQALSAYEPLSRRFIDSIEKPIVQQLIRNILSPVSSDFSLVNFVLEAWYGPSLLPPKSNQPKDLVDFVEAIFEIVPSNYPLAFSVCKLLCRGYSSINVTSDSVLYWACSILVNAIFHAIPIPPEYAWVEAAGILGDISGIELISDSFYKKALSAHPFSVKLWTCYYNLSKTRGYASTVVQKARERGIEVG from the exons ATGGCGTCAGATAACCCTAGTCAACCAGAGCTCGCGACTAAAGCAAGAGAAGAAGGAGAG CAAAATCCTATTTGCTCTGCTGCACCATCTGCTGATGCTGTTAACCCACCTGCTTCTGCAAGGACCATTCTGGTTCCTCCAATGAACAAATTCACTTTAGCCAATCGGGCTG GTAAGGCCAATTTTAGCACCAATCCCGCAAGATCTGCTGATCCCAATCTCCGAACATCACAACAACCAAATAATAACAAGAGCTTTGACAAAAACAGAGTGCCACATGTATCTGCTAATCCTGGAAAGTTGGCACCTTCAGGGGCTGATGATAGCCTagtgataagatttttttcagATGATGAAAGTGGCAGTGAATCTGAAGATGGAGAAGACAAATCTTTAAAAACTAAACTCAACATGACTGTGGTTAATGAAAATGGAAGGCTGCCCTCCACTTCATCAACAAAATCAAGCATGTCACAGCAGGCTACAAGAAATGTGAACAGTATTCccaagaaatcatcaatgagTTGCTCATTTAACTCATCAATGACAAAGACAAACAGAGTTGCCAATTCCAGGGGTGCTGGCTCCTCATCTGTTGGGCAAGGttctcaagtaaaaaaatttaattccatCAAAAGAAATCTTGCAAGCCTAGAGCATGGTCTTGAGCTAGGTGTGGATTTGAACAGCACTAAAGTTCGGGACTTGAGGCAGCAGATTGCACTTCGGGAAAGGGAACTAAAGCTTAAGGCAGCTTCACAAAAGAAGGAATCTCCTTCAGTTTCTGGCAAGGATTACAAGTCTACAAACATTTCTATTGCTGCAGCCAGGAAGTCTAATGCAGCTTTTTATGAAGTTGGGCAATTAGCCCCAAAAGAACCGGACAGGAAACGCTTAAAAGTTGGTGGATCTTATTCTAAACAGTTAAATTCAGATGGCCAACAAAAAATGCTTGCAACAACATATAATTTACCTTCAAAGGAACAAGCACCGGAGAGCAGTGGTTTGCAGGATAGAAATATGGACGATTATAGCCAGAACGAAAGGCTGATGAAAGTAACAAAGTCAAGTGTAGTTAAATGGGAAAGGCAAGACTGTAGGCGGGTGGATATTTCATCAGCAAAGCTACCTG CTTTTTTATGCGTTGCAGCTTCTAATGTCAATCATAATTCCAGCCAGTCTGACATGAGCAGAATGCAGGTGGATCCTTCTGTTGTATTGAACCAGACCCCACCACTGACTAATGCAAATACTAATACTTTACCAGAGAATAGA AAGAGTGTTGAATCAAATCCAGTGAAGAATTGTGGAACCCAGCCACCAGCTTGCTTGTTAAAGACATCAACTAGTGGACagaatttaataaacaaatttgagCATCTGCAAGGCATATACGGTGACAAGCCTTCTTGTCAA GCATCTCTGAATTTAAACCCTTGGAATTGTTTGGGAACTGTAAATGTGGCAGATCATAGAAGCATAGATATGCATCTTGTTGAAATGGAGGAATCATTAGACAAGGAGCTGGATGAAGCACAAGAGCACAGGCGCAaatgtgaaattgaagaaataaatgcaCTTAAAGCTTATCGAAAATCACAGAGGGCTTTGATTGAGGCTAATTCTAGATGTACAGAACTTTATCGCAAGAGGGAACTGTACTCTACTCATTTTCGATCTCTCATTGTGAATGATTCCAATTTGTTTTTGCCCTCCAGGCAGCATGAGCACGTTGGAACTGGGGTGAATTGTGGAAATGTATCTAGAAATGTAAATTTAACACCCTCGCCAAATGATCAGATGCAGCCTGAGTATGATGGCTGTAACCAGCCTGGGTACGATTCAGTCACCCTCTCAAATTTACTTTATCAGCATGTAAATGGCCATAGTTTGGGATCTGAGCCATGCAGTGAACTGGATGCTAGTACATCAGAGCCATTGCCCCGCAACAGCCTGATTGCTGCTAATGGAGTAAGCTTTCAATCCAATGATTCTAATATTTCAgcagatgaagatgaagaaacatttCCATTGGACCATGAGACTGATCAGCATAGCTTCAAAATTCAGCAAGGAGATCAAAATTCTGTGGGAAGGGAAAACCACAGAGATTATCCCCCAAACAAAAATCCCTCTGTTCATGCACCTCAGGattctttgattcttgaatCAAAATTAAGATCCAAACTATTTGCACGACTACCAATCAGAACCTTTTCAAAGAATGGTGGTTCATCCACCATGGAGCCTGTAGATGAACCAGGGACTGAAATTGACAACGGAAGTGAAAGAACCCAGGGAAGCAATGGCAGTGTGCGATTGTCAGAAGCACAGAAAAATCAACATTATGACCTTGAAG GCAATGATAATCCTGAAACAATAATGTCTGAGCTTCCTGTTCAGATTCAGAGCCATGAAAAGAATTCTTCAAATTTTCATTCTGCTGCTGATTCCAAGGACAATTTCACAGGAGGTCATCAGTTGACAACGTCAATCATATCTTCACCTCCTTTAGTTTTGAGGAGTGCATTTGCTCAAATGAAAGTTATGTACCCAATGACTTCAATAGAATCACAACAtataaaaagtcaacaaaattaTACCCGTGGTGGTTTCAGTGGAGAGGGTGGTTGCATGGATTCTGAGGAAATCCAGTGTGACAAGGCGATAGCAAGCTCAAAGGATGAGGGTCTAAAGGATATATGCGGAATTGAAATTGGCACATTTACCCACAATGTTGCGGTTGACCCATTTTGGCCACTCTGCATGTATGAACTTAGAGGAAAATGCAACAATGATGAATGCCCTTGGCAACATGCTAGGGACTTCACTGATCAAAATGCGCATCAAAATCAGCACGATGATTCTGATAGTGCCG ATTGTCAGGTTGGATTAACACTGCATCAACAAAAAAGTAGTGGTGGAACAGAACTTTCCAAGTGTCACATTGCATTGATTCCACCAACTTATCTTGTTGGCTTCAATATGTTGAGATCTGATTCACATAAATCTGTCATTGCACCGAGAAATGGTCAGCGCTGGCAAAAACAGTTCAGTATTTGCTTAGCTCTATCAAGTTTGCTTCAACAAGATTTACTTGTTGATCAGCCTTCTTTCCGTGCTAATGATGGTTGCATTGAGGTCCGTGGGAGTTGGAATGGACAGGCATCATACTTTCAGAGTAGAAAGAGCGTAGCG AATCATCTCAATCAAGCATTAACCAGCAGCGTGCTGTCCCTTGAAATGGCTCTCGTTATTCTCAGTCAGGAGGCTGACAAACTGGAGGGTATGAAAAAG TCTCTCTCCATGCTGTCACGAGCTATTGAGGTTGATCCAACATCTGAAGCTCTGTGGATGATGTATCTGCTCATTTACTACAGCAACATTGAGTCTGTTGGGAAGGATGACATGTTCTCCTATGCg GTTAAAAACAGCAACAGATCCTATGGACTTTGGCTCGTGTACATTGACAGTCGTATACATCTTGATGATCGACTGGTTGCGTATAATGCTGCCCTCACAGCGCTTTGCCACCATGCATCTGCTTTTGATAGGGGCAATGTGTATGCTAGTGCATGCATCTTAGATCTGTTTTTACAGATGATGGATTGTTTGTGCATGTCTGGGAATGTTGGCAAGGCCATTCAGAAAATCCAAGGACTCTTCCCTGTGGCAGCTAATTCAGATGAGCCTCCCTCTCATTTGCTCTCTGATATCCTCACATGCTTAACGATTTCTGACAAATATATCTTCTGGGTTTGTTGTGTGTACTTAGTTATTTACAGGAAGTTACCTGATGCTATTGTACAGCAGTTTGAATGTGAGAAAGAACTCCTTGCAATTGAATGGCCTTCTGTTCATTTACAAAATGAAGAGAAGCAGAGGGCTGTTAAGCTCGTTGAGATGGCTGTGGATTCTGTTAAAGTGTCTGTCAATAGTGAATCACTTGATAGTGACACAAATGTCAGACTGGCTCAACAATTTGCTCTCTGCCATATTAGGTGTACGCTAGTTCTTGATGGTCCAGCTTGCTGTCAGAATTTGTTGGGCAAGTATATGAAGTTGTGCCCATCCTGTGTAGAACTTGTTCTTTTGTCATCAAGGCTTCAAACAAATGGCACAGGTGGTGTGAGTTTTGAAGGGTTTGAGGGAGCCATTAGTAATTGGCCAAAAGAAGTCCCTGGAATTCATTGTATCTGGAATCAATATATTGAGTATGCCCTCCAAAAAGAAGGTCCCAATTTTGCAAAAGAACTGACTGTTCACTGGTTTAACTCCGTTTCAAAAGTTCGATATCCTCTGAATGAAATTTTGGATACAGTGGATGGTAATAGCTCACATGGATTATTGGAATTGGCTTCAGCATCAAATCCGTACTTTCTGACATCCAGTTCTAATCAGATGGAAATAATGTTTGGATTAATTAATCTCTCTCTTGCCAAATTATTGCACAATGACCACATTGAAGCTCACGTTGCCATTGACAGGGCACTGAAGGCTGCACCTCCACAGTACATCAAACATTGCTTGAGAGAACATGCTGTGTTCCTGCTTAACTATGGGTCACAATTAAAGAAGGATGCTCCAGTCAGTGagcaattaaaaattttgaatggtTATTTGAATGATGCCCAGGCTCTCTCAGCTTATGAACCACTATCTAGACGATTCATTGACAGCATTGAGAAGCCAATAGTTCAGCAGCTAATCCGTAACATATTGAGTCCAGTTTCATCTGACTTCTCTTTGGTGAATTTTGTACTTGAAGCGTGGTATGGTCCCTCTCTTTTACCCCCAAAGTCAAACCAGCCAAAGGATTTGGTGGATTTTGTTGAAGCCATCTTTGAGATAGTGCCATCCAACTACCCGTTAGCATTTTCTGTTTGTAAGCTCTTGTGCAGAGGCTACAGCTCTATTAATGTTACTTCTGATAGTGTCCTGTACTGGGCATGCTCAATCTTGGTCAATGCAATCTTTCATGCTATTCCAATACCACCAGAATATGCATGGGTTGAAGCTGCGGGTATTTTGGGTGACATTTCAGGTATCGAGCTCATTTCTGATAGTTTTTACAAGAAAGCTTTATCAGCACATCCATTCTCTGTGAAGTTGTGGACTTGCTATTATAATCTATCAAAGACTAGGGGATATGCAAGCACTGTTGTCCAAAAAGCAAGAGAGAGGGGTATTGAAGTTGGTTGA